A DNA window from Porites lutea chromosome 6, jaPorLute2.1, whole genome shotgun sequence contains the following coding sequences:
- the LOC140940160 gene encoding uncharacterized protein gives MLPFLSGYDHSIVQLLESGFTSGFPLHFDGPRCSQEAPNLLSAIQNPEVVSAKLSKELDAHRLAGPFSSPPFPIFRISPLGLVPKKDEGEFRLIHHLSYPRGSSLNDGISSDYTTVSYATVENAIGLIKSVGPNCFLAKTDVKNAFRLVPIRPEDYDLLGIYWQGQYYYDRCMPMGCSSSCKTFEMFSTALEWIAQNKLHIPYILHLLDDFLIISPSNESCQHQLDTFLMLCSFLGIPMAPEKTVGPSTTLAFAGIELDTVLMEARLPQEKLDKCRDLLSTFLRRRKVTLQEIQSLTGLLNFACTVVVPGRAFLRRLIDLTIGVRKPHFLIRLSKDVKEDLLVWQSFLSGFNGRSFFLADQWKNSNQLELYTDASGALGYGAVFGRHWCCGQWPHSWCHLNIAFLELYPIVLSLHLWGHDMENQRILFFTDNEALVDVINKQSCRDKDLMFLVRRLVLVCLERNICFKAKHIPGVHNVLADALSRLKLQTFKQLAPAYMNPHPTEIPHHLQPLSWNQ, from the coding sequence ATGCTCCCTTTCCTTTCTGGGTATGACCATTCCATTGTGCAGTTGTTAGAATCTGGTTTTACATCTGgttttcctttgcattttgatGGACCTCGTTGTTCTCAGGAGGCCCCTAATCTGCTTTCGGCTATACAGAATCCAGAGGTTGTCAGTGCTAAGCTTTCTAAGGAACTTGACGCCCATAGGCTTGCCGGACCTTTTTCATCTCCTCCTTTCCCTATCTTTCGTATATCACCCCTGGGTTTGGTTCCCAAGAAAGATGAGGGCGAGTTTCGTTTAATTCACCATCTTTCTTATCCAAGAGGCTCCTCCTTGAATGATGGAATTTCCTCAGATTACACAACTGTTTCATATGCCACCGTGGAGAATGCCATTGGCTTGATTAAGTCAGTGggtcctaattgttttttagccaaaacCGACGTAAAGAATGCTTTTAGGTTAGTCCCTATTCGCCCTGAAGATTACGATCTTTTGGGAATATACTGGCAAGGCCAATACTATTATGATAGGTGCATGCCTATGGGTTGTTCAAGTTCCTGTAAGACGTTCGAGATGTTTTCAACTGCCCTGGAATGGATTGCCCAGAACAAGTTGCATATTCCTTATATTTTGCATTTGCTAGATGATTTCTTGATTATTTCTCCTTCAAATGAATCATGCCAACATCAGTTGGATACTTTTTTAATGTTATGTAGTTTTTTGGGTATACCCATGGCACCAGAGAAAACTGTTGGCCCATCGACAACACTTGCTTTTGCGGGCATTGAGCTAGATACAGTTCTCATGGAGGCCCGTTTACCGCAAGAAAAGCTAGATAAATGTCGGGATCTTCTCTCAACTTTTCTTCGTAGACGTAAGGTAACTCTTCAGGAGATTCAGTCCTTGACGGGTTTGCTCAATTTTGCATGTACGGTTGTTGTCCCAGGTCGGGCATTCTTGCGCAGGTTAATCGATTTGACTATTGGAGTGCGGAAACCTCATTTTTTGATTCGGCTTTCTAAAGATGTTAAGGAAGATCTTTTGGTTTGGCAATCGTTCCTCTCGGGTTTTAATGGGCGCTCATTTTTTCTGGCTGATCAGTGGAAAAATTCTAATCAGCTGGAACTGTATACCGATGCCTCTGGTGCCTTGGGTTACGGTGCTGTCTTTGGTAGACATTGGTGTTGTGGCCAATGGCCACATAGCTGGTGTCATTTAAACATTGCCTTTTTAGAGCTTTACCCAATTGTTTTAAGTCTGCATTTATGGGGCCATGACATGGAGAATCAAAGGATCCTTTTCTTTACTGATAATGAGGCCTTGGTTGATGTTATCAATAAGCAGTCATGCCGGGATAAGGACTTGATGTTCTTAGTACGTCGGCTGGTGCTTGTGTGTTTGGAAAGGAATATTTGTTTTAAAGCGAAGCATATCCCAGGTGTGCACAATGTTCTTGCTGATGCTCTTTCTCGGTTGAAATTGCAGACCTTCAAACAACTAGCACCAGCCTACATGAATCCTCATCCCACAGAGATTCCTCATCATCTCCAGCCTCTCAGTTGGAATCAGTGA